A single region of the Duganella sp. BuS-21 genome encodes:
- a CDS encoding glycoside hydrolase family 97 protein — translation MAESLRAASLLVLATLAASAGAATVTVQSPDGRNVVAVDSDKLTYTVSRDGKNLIATSPLGLNLDIGAIGAGAKLSGHAERSVKDTYNIVVGKARSAPDHFNESRLAFAANGKAPQFQLLVRAYDNGVALRYVVPEQAGLSTFKVMNEATQFNFAKDYECWGANMGRFDTSFEAEYDKIKASGIRNFHNYMAPLVCKSGAGAGTFAIAESDVKDYPGFFLSGRGDAGLGVMVTLPPRFDNNRDYRFRKTVSANVQLKGQGFQTPWRVVMLGDTPGDLTASSLIPTLAAPSQIKDTSWIKPSKTAWDWWNDWAVNVPNAGVNTATYKAFVDFSKEMKLDDILIDEGWSVGSDIEPNPQADVTRAKPEMDMPELLRYAQSKDVGVWLWVQWQQLDNQMDAAFKQYAAWGVKGVKVDFMNRNDQEMVDWYHKVLQKAADNKLMVDLHGAYPPTGLNRTWPNYITQEGVLGAENNKWSARITAAHNVTLPFTRMILGPMDYTPGGFHNATPAAFAHRNHEPMVMTTRGHAIAMYVVYDSPFQMVSDSPAAYKNADGSWADGAEFVQTVPTSWDETRILAGDIGQYIVSARRKGDTWYIGAMGNEAGRTVKVPLSFLGKGAFNAQVLQDGADAKHLKASSSKVNATQSITLKLAPSGGAVAVIKP, via the coding sequence ATGGCCGAATCCCTCCGCGCCGCAAGCCTGCTCGTCCTCGCCACGCTGGCCGCATCCGCCGGCGCCGCAACCGTTACGGTGCAGTCGCCCGACGGCCGCAACGTCGTCGCGGTTGATAGCGACAAGCTGACTTACACCGTCAGCCGCGACGGCAAGAACCTCATCGCCACCTCGCCGCTGGGCCTCAACCTCGACATCGGCGCCATCGGCGCCGGTGCGAAGTTGAGCGGCCATGCGGAGCGCAGCGTCAAGGACACGTACAACATCGTGGTCGGCAAGGCGCGCAGCGCGCCCGATCATTTCAATGAATCGCGGCTGGCGTTTGCAGCCAACGGCAAGGCGCCGCAATTCCAGCTGCTGGTGCGCGCCTACGACAACGGTGTGGCGCTGCGCTACGTGGTGCCGGAACAGGCCGGCCTGTCCACCTTCAAGGTGATGAACGAGGCCACGCAGTTCAACTTCGCCAAGGACTACGAATGCTGGGGCGCCAACATGGGCCGCTTCGACACCAGCTTCGAAGCCGAATACGACAAGATCAAGGCCTCCGGCATCCGCAACTTCCACAACTACATGGCGCCGCTGGTGTGCAAGAGCGGCGCCGGCGCCGGCACCTTCGCCATCGCCGAATCGGATGTGAAGGACTATCCCGGCTTCTTCCTCTCCGGCCGTGGCGATGCTGGTTTGGGCGTGATGGTTACGCTGCCGCCGCGCTTCGACAACAACCGCGATTACCGCTTCCGTAAAACCGTCTCCGCTAACGTGCAGTTGAAGGGGCAAGGCTTCCAGACGCCATGGCGGGTGGTGATGCTGGGCGACACGCCCGGCGACCTGACCGCTTCGTCGCTGATCCCAACCCTGGCCGCGCCTTCGCAGATCAAGGACACTAGCTGGATCAAGCCATCGAAAACCGCGTGGGATTGGTGGAACGACTGGGCCGTGAACGTGCCGAATGCGGGCGTGAACACCGCCACCTACAAGGCCTTCGTCGACTTCTCGAAAGAGATGAAGCTGGACGATATCCTGATCGACGAAGGCTGGTCGGTGGGCAGCGATATCGAACCGAATCCGCAGGCCGACGTCACCCGCGCCAAGCCGGAGATGGACATGCCGGAGCTGCTGCGTTACGCGCAATCGAAAGACGTGGGCGTGTGGCTGTGGGTGCAGTGGCAGCAGCTCGATAACCAGATGGACGCCGCCTTCAAGCAGTACGCAGCCTGGGGCGTCAAGGGCGTGAAGGTGGACTTCATGAACCGCAACGACCAGGAGATGGTCGACTGGTATCACAAAGTGCTGCAGAAAGCCGCCGACAACAAGCTGATGGTCGATTTGCACGGCGCCTATCCGCCGACCGGCTTGAACCGCACCTGGCCCAACTACATCACCCAGGAAGGCGTGCTCGGTGCGGAAAACAACAAATGGAGCGCGCGCATTACGGCCGCCCACAACGTGACCCTGCCGTTCACCCGCATGATCCTCGGCCCGATGGACTACACGCCGGGCGGCTTCCACAACGCTACGCCGGCCGCCTTCGCGCACCGCAATCATGAGCCGATGGTGATGACCACGCGCGGCCACGCCATCGCCATGTACGTGGTGTACGACAGCCCGTTCCAGATGGTGTCCGACAGCCCTGCCGCCTACAAGAATGCCGACGGCTCCTGGGCCGATGGCGCGGAGTTCGTCCAAACTGTTCCTACCTCATGGGATGAAACGCGCATCCTGGCCGGCGACATCGGCCAGTACATTGTTTCGGCCCGCCGCAAGGGCGATACCTGGTACATCGGCGCGATGGGGAATGAAGCCGGACGCACCGTGAAGGTGCCGCTGTCCTTCCTCGGCAAGGGCGCGTTCAACGCCCAAGTGCTGCAGGACGGCGCCGACGCCAAGCACCTGAAAGCCAGCAGCAGCAAAGTGAACGCGACGCAGAGCATCACGCTCAAGCTGGCGCCTTCCGGTGGCGCGGTGGCGGTGATCAAACCGTAG